In one Candidatus Planktophila vernalis genomic region, the following are encoded:
- a CDS encoding nucleotide sugar dehydrogenase, protein MPKGQPDEIAIIGQGYVGLPLAMSAVKAGWKVYGVDLDLGKIEKLRQGVSPVEDIQGSEIKSALERDLYEPTADFERISQAKVIAICVPTPLDDSLKPDLSMLRSAATSIAPYLAKGTLLVSESTSFPGTLRNVIIPIIMEHQENKSKDLKFACAPERVNPGDKVWNQGNTPRLVGGIDSDSLESAVGFYQQICDSVVSVSSPEVAEAAKLLENTFRLVNIALVDELTQACSAADLSVYEVIAAANTKPYGFMAFYPGVGIGGHCIPVDHSYLTSWADSNGVSLDLTKSASRVSRNMPSYVAQRALSLVAGITNPKILILGVSYKPGVADVRETPASELKLALEDLGAQVVWHDPLVANWEGTSSVDLNVDYDVAILATNQPGMQLNLLRNDRKPLLDCTNSKIMGKKVFNL, encoded by the coding sequence ATGCCCAAAGGACAACCAGATGAAATCGCGATTATTGGACAGGGATACGTTGGGCTCCCACTAGCAATGTCCGCTGTAAAAGCTGGTTGGAAAGTCTATGGAGTAGATCTTGATCTTGGAAAAATTGAGAAACTCCGACAAGGCGTCAGTCCTGTTGAGGATATTCAAGGTAGTGAGATTAAATCAGCTTTAGAACGAGATCTATATGAGCCAACAGCTGACTTTGAGCGAATTTCTCAAGCGAAGGTTATCGCCATTTGCGTCCCAACGCCATTAGATGATTCGCTGAAGCCAGATTTGTCTATGTTGCGATCGGCAGCCACGAGTATTGCCCCATACTTGGCAAAAGGAACCCTGTTAGTTAGTGAATCAACTTCCTTTCCTGGAACGCTTAGGAATGTCATTATCCCCATAATTATGGAACACCAGGAGAACAAATCAAAAGATTTGAAGTTTGCGTGCGCACCGGAAAGGGTAAACCCTGGAGATAAGGTTTGGAATCAAGGCAATACACCGCGGCTGGTAGGTGGTATTGATTCTGATTCACTGGAAAGTGCCGTCGGGTTCTATCAACAAATTTGTGACTCTGTGGTGTCTGTATCTTCCCCGGAGGTAGCTGAAGCGGCAAAGCTTTTAGAAAACACCTTCAGGCTCGTGAATATCGCACTGGTAGATGAGTTAACTCAAGCATGCTCTGCGGCGGACTTATCCGTGTATGAGGTAATAGCTGCTGCAAATACCAAACCGTATGGATTTATGGCTTTTTATCCTGGTGTTGGGATTGGGGGCCATTGTATCCCTGTCGACCATTCGTATTTAACAAGTTGGGCAGATTCGAATGGAGTCTCATTAGATCTGACAAAGTCAGCCAGCAGAGTTTCCAGGAACATGCCGTCCTACGTTGCACAACGTGCTTTGAGCTTAGTAGCAGGAATAACAAATCCAAAAATCTTGATTCTGGGAGTTTCGTATAAACCCGGTGTGGCAGATGTTCGCGAGACACCTGCAAGCGAATTAAAATTAGCCCTCGAAGATCTAGGAGCGCAAGTGGTTTGGCATGATCCCCTTGTTGCTAATTGGGAAGGAACTTCTTCGGTTGATTTGAATGTGGATTATGATGTCGCAATCTTGGCAACAAATCAACCTGGTATGCAATTAAACTTACTTCGCAATGACCGAAAGCCATTGTTAGATTGCACCAACTCTAAAATTATGGGAAAAAAAGTATTCAACCTTTAA
- a CDS encoding glycosyltransferase: protein MTASNSKIKIMHVISRMNVGGPAVMISNSIQMLDSDMFEQKVFAGECESGEADYLQTHGQEIDVTMVKGLGRKINLRGDLYALISLTNAIKRDRPDIIHTHASKAGLLGRTAAVLSRHNVHLVHTFHGHILFGYFNKLKTTIFVCIERILAKKTDVLIAVGHKVAADLLAAKIGRPDKYVVVHPGVIQPKEYLKNFAHEQLGLDFPESNLVCGFFGRVTGIKRPDRFLELVQKSSQRSLPISFFIAGEGDLSQSIRSQINDLNLPVKWLGWQADVGLVMSALDVLVICSDNEGLPLSAIEAGYMSKLVIGTNVGSISEVISDEITGFITERESNEVVEILELLLRNQSMLKEMGISAKEKIENQFGLSKYLAEMSRLYISLAPFKH, encoded by the coding sequence ATGACTGCTAGTAACTCAAAAATCAAGATCATGCACGTCATTTCTCGCATGAATGTAGGTGGACCTGCGGTTATGATCTCGAACAGTATTCAAATGCTGGATTCTGACATGTTTGAGCAAAAAGTCTTTGCAGGTGAATGCGAATCTGGAGAAGCGGATTACCTCCAAACACACGGTCAAGAAATTGATGTGACGATGGTTAAAGGCCTTGGGAGGAAAATTAATTTAAGAGGAGATTTGTATGCATTGATTTCACTCACTAACGCGATTAAGCGAGATCGGCCGGACATCATTCACACCCATGCATCAAAGGCAGGACTACTTGGGAGAACGGCAGCAGTCTTATCAAGACATAATGTTCATCTAGTGCATACATTTCATGGACATATACTCTTTGGTTATTTTAATAAGTTGAAAACAACGATCTTCGTTTGTATAGAAAGAATACTTGCAAAAAAGACAGATGTACTAATTGCTGTTGGACACAAGGTTGCCGCGGATTTATTGGCTGCCAAAATTGGCAGACCAGATAAATATGTTGTTGTTCATCCAGGTGTTATCCAACCAAAAGAATACTTAAAGAATTTCGCCCATGAACAACTAGGTTTGGATTTTCCGGAAAGCAACTTGGTGTGTGGTTTTTTTGGAAGAGTAACCGGCATCAAAAGACCAGATCGATTCTTGGAGCTCGTGCAAAAATCCTCACAAAGGTCTCTTCCGATTTCATTTTTCATAGCTGGTGAAGGTGATCTTTCCCAATCAATTAGGAGTCAAATCAATGACTTAAATCTTCCAGTTAAATGGTTGGGGTGGCAAGCTGATGTTGGTTTAGTGATGTCAGCATTAGATGTTCTAGTGATTTGCAGTGACAACGAAGGATTACCACTAAGTGCAATTGAAGCTGGTTACATGTCAAAACTAGTGATTGGCACAAATGTTGGTTCTATCTCTGAGGTCATCTCGGATGAAATAACCGGATTCATCACCGAGAGAGAGAGTAATGAGGTCGTAGAAATCCTAGAGCTTCTTCTGCGGAACCAATCAATGCTTAAAGAGATGGGTATCTCTGCTAAGGAAAAAATCGAGAACCAATTTGGTTTATCAAAGTATCTTGCAGAAATGTCAAGACTTTATATCAGTTTGGCTCCTTTTAAACACTGA
- a CDS encoding GDP-L-fucose synthase family protein, translated as MRVYVAGSSGLVGSAISRAVVNKGYELIASKRSEVDLFDFSQTLTFISDTKPDLVIDAAARVGGILANREHPVDFLLENLRIQENLMRASNLANISRFVFLGSSCIYPRNALQPIKEEYLMTGPLEETNSAYSIAKIAGVELIKSYRRQFGRKWISLMPTNIYGPNDNFNLETSHVLAALIHKFLSAANSGQASVTLWGTGSARREFLHADDLARAVLVAVDKYDSESHLNVGTGEDISIKEVAQLIAKISGYYGAIKWDPTKPDGTPQKLLEVTKIKKLGWNPEISLEDGISSTMTWFKSAIERGEVKK; from the coding sequence GTGAGAGTCTATGTTGCTGGTTCAAGCGGCCTTGTTGGCTCCGCTATCTCTAGAGCTGTTGTTAACAAGGGATACGAGTTGATAGCTTCAAAAAGATCTGAAGTAGACCTCTTTGACTTTTCACAGACGCTCACATTTATTTCAGATACAAAGCCTGATCTTGTCATTGATGCGGCGGCCCGTGTGGGTGGAATCCTGGCTAACCGAGAGCACCCTGTAGATTTTTTGTTAGAGAATTTACGTATCCAAGAAAACTTGATGCGTGCATCAAATCTAGCAAACATTAGTCGGTTCGTGTTTCTAGGCTCTAGCTGTATTTATCCGCGCAATGCGCTTCAACCAATCAAAGAAGAATATTTAATGACTGGCCCACTTGAAGAGACCAATTCAGCATATTCGATAGCAAAAATTGCTGGAGTAGAATTGATTAAGTCATATAGACGCCAATTTGGTAGAAAATGGATTTCTTTGATGCCTACCAATATTTATGGCCCCAATGACAATTTTAATTTAGAAACTTCTCACGTCCTGGCTGCATTAATCCATAAGTTTCTAAGTGCAGCTAATTCTGGCCAAGCATCCGTTACCTTATGGGGAACAGGGAGTGCGCGTCGTGAGTTTCTCCATGCCGACGACTTGGCCCGTGCGGTTTTAGTTGCGGTGGATAAATATGACTCTGAAAGCCACCTCAATGTAGGGACAGGGGAGGACATCTCAATAAAGGAGGTCGCTCAATTAATCGCAAAGATTTCAGGTTATTATGGCGCAATCAAATGGGATCCGACAAAGCCGGATGGAACTCCGCAGAAACTCTTGGAGGTCACTAAAATTAAAAAACTAGGGTGGAATCCCGAAATTAGCCTTGAAGATGGAATTTCATCAACCATGACATGGTTTAAAAGTGCTATCGAAAGAGGTGAGGTAAAAAAGTGA
- the gmd gene encoding GDP-mannose 4,6-dehydratase, which translates to MSRKVAFITGITGQDGSYLAEFLLSKDYEVHGLIRRSSTFNTSRIDHIYQDPHTENPRLFLHFGDLIDGVGLTTLIRELQPTEVYNLAAQSHVQVSFSMPQYTGQVDGVGVVGILEAIRSAEVNTRFYQASTSELFGSTPPPQNEESSFRPRSPYAAAKLMAYWATVNYREAYGLHASNGILFNHESPRRGETFVTRKISRAVAAIAKGSKEKLFLGNLESVRDWGYAKEYVESMWLMLQQDSPSDYVVATGVGASVRDFAKAAFSHADLDWEEHLEIDKKYLRPTEVDSLIGDPSKAKKLLRWEAKTKWQELAKLMVDSDLQSKN; encoded by the coding sequence GTGAGCCGAAAAGTAGCATTTATCACAGGAATTACAGGTCAAGATGGTTCATATCTAGCTGAATTTTTATTGAGTAAGGACTACGAAGTACATGGTCTCATACGTCGCTCTTCTACCTTCAATACTTCCCGTATCGACCATATATATCAAGATCCTCATACCGAAAATCCGAGATTATTCTTACATTTTGGGGACTTAATAGACGGAGTTGGCCTGACGACTTTAATACGCGAATTGCAACCAACTGAAGTTTACAATTTAGCTGCACAATCTCATGTTCAAGTGTCCTTTTCAATGCCGCAATATACTGGGCAGGTAGACGGTGTGGGCGTAGTCGGAATACTAGAAGCAATTAGATCCGCGGAAGTAAACACTAGATTTTATCAAGCTAGTACATCCGAACTATTTGGCTCTACTCCTCCACCTCAAAATGAAGAGAGCTCTTTTAGGCCTAGAAGTCCTTATGCTGCAGCTAAGTTGATGGCTTATTGGGCAACCGTTAATTACCGTGAAGCATATGGTTTGCATGCAAGTAACGGAATTCTGTTTAATCATGAGTCTCCGCGACGTGGTGAAACATTTGTGACTAGGAAAATATCTCGCGCCGTTGCCGCAATTGCAAAAGGTTCAAAGGAGAAATTGTTTTTAGGAAATCTTGAATCTGTCAGAGATTGGGGGTATGCCAAGGAGTACGTAGAGTCAATGTGGTTAATGCTCCAACAAGATAGTCCATCCGACTATGTAGTTGCCACGGGTGTAGGGGCGAGCGTTCGTGATTTTGCTAAAGCAGCATTTTCGCATGCAGATCTTGACTGGGAGGAACATTTAGAGATTGATAAGAAATATCTTCGCCCGACTGAGGTAGATTCATTGATAGGAGATCCTTCAAAAGCCAAAAAATTGCTCAGGTGGGAGGCCAAAACTAAGTGGCAGGAATTGGCTAAACTGATGGTTGATTCCGATTTACAAAGTAAAAATTAG
- the rfbH gene encoding lipopolysaccharide biosynthesis protein RfbH gives MQNLEPLIEQLASDAFQTLHAKSPFIAGISAIPVTGKVYGREELIAATKASLEFWLTSGPYTEKFESRFAKTVGMRNAFMVNSGSSANLLALSSLTSREHGRRALNQGDEVITVAAGFPTTVTPILQNGLVPVYVDVDPATYVAIDEQLEAAVSSKTKAVMMAHTLGNPFNLDFVQDLVKKHSLWLIEDSCDALGGTYDGQNLGTFGDLSTFSFYPAHHITTGEGGAVLAKNVAHKRIVESFRDWGRDCWCAPGCDNTCFKRYEWKLGELPEGYDHKYTYSHLGYNLKSGDIQAAIGLAQLDRLDSFVGLRRRNWNYLLEGLKSLEDFVTLPKPTPKSDPSWFGFALTVKPSSPKTRNEIVQELNERKIGTRLLFGGNLLRQPAFIGTPRRVIGSLENTDRIMNGTFWIGVWPGLSTEMLDFMIESIYEILGIKP, from the coding sequence ATGCAGAATTTAGAACCTTTAATTGAGCAGCTTGCCTCAGATGCATTCCAAACTTTGCATGCGAAGTCACCGTTTATAGCTGGAATCTCTGCGATTCCTGTAACTGGAAAAGTCTACGGCCGTGAAGAATTAATCGCCGCAACTAAAGCAAGTCTGGAGTTCTGGCTAACCTCCGGTCCATACACCGAAAAATTCGAATCTCGTTTTGCAAAAACTGTTGGAATGCGAAACGCATTCATGGTTAATTCGGGTTCCTCGGCGAATCTTTTAGCTCTTAGTTCTCTTACTAGTCGCGAGCACGGCCGGCGGGCCCTAAATCAAGGGGATGAGGTAATAACGGTTGCCGCAGGCTTTCCTACAACCGTAACGCCAATACTCCAGAATGGTTTGGTACCCGTTTATGTTGATGTGGATCCAGCAACTTACGTGGCAATAGATGAGCAATTGGAGGCTGCAGTTTCTTCAAAGACCAAGGCAGTGATGATGGCACACACTTTGGGGAATCCATTTAATTTAGATTTCGTACAAGATTTAGTGAAGAAACACTCACTTTGGTTAATAGAAGATAGTTGTGACGCACTTGGCGGCACTTATGATGGTCAGAATTTGGGTACTTTTGGAGATCTTTCTACATTTAGCTTTTATCCAGCGCATCATATAACTACAGGTGAGGGTGGAGCTGTTCTGGCAAAAAATGTTGCGCATAAACGGATAGTTGAATCATTCCGTGATTGGGGTCGTGACTGTTGGTGTGCACCTGGGTGTGATAACACATGCTTCAAGAGGTACGAATGGAAACTTGGTGAGCTTCCAGAGGGTTACGACCATAAGTACACATATTCACATCTTGGTTACAATTTAAAGTCTGGAGACATTCAAGCCGCAATTGGTCTGGCTCAATTAGATAGATTGGACTCCTTTGTTGGGTTGAGGCGCCGAAATTGGAATTACCTTTTAGAGGGATTGAAGAGTTTAGAAGATTTCGTCACACTTCCCAAGCCAACTCCAAAAAGCGATCCTTCATGGTTTGGCTTTGCCCTCACCGTCAAGCCATCTTCGCCTAAAACTAGAAATGAGATTGTCCAAGAGTTAAATGAGAGGAAGATCGGCACAAGGCTGTTGTTTGGTGGAAATCTCTTAAGGCAACCTGCGTTTATTGGTACACCAAGGAGAGTGATTGGAAGCCTTGAAAACACCGACCGTATTATGAATGGTACTTTCTGGATAGGCGTTTGGCCTGGCCTCTCGACTGAAATGTTAGATTTTATGATTGAATCAATTTACGAGATTCTAGGGATTAAGCCATGA
- a CDS encoding sugar phosphate nucleotidyltransferase: MKVLILAGGLGTRISEETADKPKPMVTLGGKPILWHLMNIYAKQGLNEFVVATGYRGNVISDWVSRLESDWKISTIDTGLETQTGGRIKLCMDLFPGERVLATYGDGLGNVNLTKLIQFHENHGRSATLTAVRPPARFGYLNTKDGQVIHFGEKNQSDAGWINGGFFVLEAHVASYIHNLNEPFETGALPRLTEHEQLMAYEHFGFWQPMDTLREKNDLEKLATKTIPPWLEIL; encoded by the coding sequence ATGAAAGTTTTGATCCTTGCTGGTGGGTTAGGAACCCGCATTTCTGAAGAAACTGCAGATAAGCCTAAACCTATGGTGACACTGGGTGGTAAACCAATTCTTTGGCACTTAATGAATATTTACGCTAAGCAAGGTCTGAATGAGTTTGTGGTGGCAACTGGATATCGAGGCAATGTAATTTCAGATTGGGTGTCGCGACTAGAGAGTGACTGGAAAATCTCAACTATCGACACTGGTCTTGAAACACAAACAGGTGGTCGTATCAAGTTGTGCATGGATCTATTTCCTGGGGAAAGGGTACTTGCTACTTATGGCGACGGATTAGGTAATGTAAATCTTACAAAACTCATTCAATTTCATGAAAATCATGGTCGATCAGCAACTTTGACTGCTGTCCGACCTCCCGCAAGATTTGGTTACCTAAACACCAAGGATGGGCAGGTCATACACTTTGGTGAAAAGAATCAGAGTGATGCTGGGTGGATAAATGGTGGATTCTTTGTCTTGGAGGCCCATGTCGCAAGCTACATTCACAATCTGAATGAACCTTTTGAAACAGGCGCGCTTCCAAGGCTGACGGAGCATGAACAGTTGATGGCTTATGAACACTTTGGCTTCTGGCAGCCTATGGACACTCTCCGAGAAAAAAATGATCTAGAGAAACTTGCAACCAAAACAATCCCCCCTTGGCTTGAAATTCTGTGA
- a CDS encoding transketolase, whose protein sequence is MFEIEKSIAKNSRKTALTMVHHARSAHIGSSLSLIDIAVQLFLKSTRNVDDVVLVSKGHAAAGVYAVLNILGMVPDGWISNYCTNGSKLGGHVTSTNLPFLELSTGSLGHGLPYGVGRALGKSRAGQKGHVYVVLSDGECDEGSNWEAALIAPQLKLNNLTVIIDRNRIQSLGGTEETVALEPLARKWEAFNWEVFEIDGHDFKDLAKITQHINQTKPRVYIAETIKGKGVSFMENSVLWHYRPPNFEELNAAIKELE, encoded by the coding sequence ATGTTTGAAATCGAAAAATCTATTGCAAAAAATTCTCGAAAAACTGCTTTGACCATGGTCCACCATGCTCGAAGCGCACACATCGGTTCGTCACTTTCATTAATTGATATTGCTGTCCAACTCTTCTTGAAATCAACAAGAAACGTCGATGACGTGGTATTAGTCTCAAAGGGCCATGCAGCGGCGGGCGTTTATGCAGTCCTAAATATTCTTGGCATGGTGCCTGATGGATGGATTTCAAACTACTGTACAAATGGTTCGAAATTGGGTGGACATGTAACCTCTACAAACTTACCATTTTTGGAATTGTCTACTGGCTCGCTAGGCCATGGACTTCCATATGGGGTCGGTCGCGCCCTTGGAAAGTCTCGAGCCGGACAAAAAGGGCATGTTTACGTAGTTCTCTCGGATGGTGAGTGCGATGAAGGAAGTAATTGGGAAGCTGCTCTCATCGCTCCACAGTTGAAGTTAAACAATCTGACGGTAATAATTGATAGAAATCGCATACAGTCCCTAGGTGGCACTGAGGAAACAGTTGCCTTGGAACCCCTAGCAAGAAAATGGGAAGCGTTCAATTGGGAAGTCTTTGAGATCGACGGTCATGACTTTAAAGATTTAGCGAAGATAACTCAACACATCAATCAGACGAAGCCAAGGGTTTATATCGCTGAGACGATAAAGGGAAAAGGTGTGAGCTTTATGGAGAATTCAGTGCTTTGGCATTATCGTCCGCCAAATTTTGAAGAACTGAATGCGGCAATCAAGGAATTAGAATGA
- a CDS encoding transketolase family protein has protein sequence MRDTFVRNLMRLAHEDPDIFLIVGDLGYGVIEEFATTYPGRFLNAGISEQNMLGMAGGLAATGYKVFVYSIANFPTMRCLEQIRNDVAYHDLNVTIVSVGAGFAYGTLGYSHFAVEDLAVMRVLPNLEIYSPGDTIELEVLMPYILKKPGPKYLRLGKNGEPPLSDSRLTNVEIPRLLNEGQKIVVLSTGGIGIEVVKAINELTATEKIQVSHFSVPTLSFKSIGSINLQNYEKIITVEEHILDGGFGSFVLEFLETTQLQVPVKRIGILRTFVYEIGDQQYLRELAKIDSQSIKREIEIGLGF, from the coding sequence ATGAGAGATACATTCGTCAGGAATTTAATGCGGCTTGCCCATGAAGATCCTGATATTTTTCTAATTGTCGGCGACCTTGGGTATGGCGTAATAGAAGAATTTGCGACAACCTATCCTGGCAGATTCTTGAATGCAGGTATATCGGAACAAAACATGCTGGGCATGGCAGGTGGGTTGGCCGCCACTGGTTATAAAGTCTTTGTCTATTCAATCGCTAACTTTCCTACAATGCGATGTCTAGAGCAAATTCGAAATGATGTTGCATATCATGATTTGAATGTAACGATCGTTTCCGTCGGTGCAGGATTTGCCTACGGAACTCTGGGGTACTCACACTTCGCGGTGGAAGATCTTGCGGTGATGCGCGTTCTACCGAATCTGGAAATCTACTCACCGGGTGACACAATCGAGCTCGAGGTCTTAATGCCCTATATTCTAAAGAAACCAGGACCTAAGTATTTAAGACTGGGGAAAAATGGAGAACCCCCTTTGAGTGATTCGCGATTAACTAACGTAGAAATCCCTCGTCTCTTGAATGAAGGCCAAAAAATTGTAGTACTTAGTACGGGCGGTATAGGAATTGAAGTTGTAAAAGCCATTAATGAATTAACAGCGACGGAAAAAATCCAAGTCTCACATTTTTCAGTGCCGACTCTAAGTTTCAAAAGTATAGGCTCTATCAATCTGCAAAATTATGAAAAAATCATTACAGTAGAGGAACACATACTTGATGGTGGATTTGGAAGCTTTGTTTTGGAATTTCTAGAAACAACTCAGCTCCAGGTTCCCGTGAAAAGAATTGGGATATTACGAACATTCGTTTATGAAATTGGAGATCAACAGTATTTACGTGAATTAGCAAAAATAGACTCACAATCGATAAAAAGGGAAATTGAAATTGGTTTAGGTTTTTAA
- a CDS encoding NAD-dependent epimerase/dehydratase family protein, whose translation MTFQDTLQNNRILITGASGWIGHEFLCQLQGKFGRLEHLDLTCASSKQKTIYIHGEPIECKSLTSITDSFSYDLIVHLAFVLPNPSKAIKVEEYIRMNQEILTLTKDLFDQSQNALKLIMSSGAALDGSNFSHSDILKNYSLLKQNMESVLRDSNSLVVRLWSATGHHMPLESHYALADFIRRAKINEDIFIQNDVLRSYVSAPEILEAALDHLYNGGRGMINSGGSAITLSKLADITVKAMNSNSRVIVKKLRPDSKLDYISPESKLYLNNFKKLSSIEIQISEMIQGIYKS comes from the coding sequence ATGACTTTCCAAGATACTCTACAGAATAACCGTATTTTGATCACTGGAGCTTCAGGCTGGATTGGACATGAGTTTTTATGCCAACTGCAAGGCAAGTTCGGAAGACTCGAACATCTCGATTTGACCTGTGCCTCGAGTAAGCAAAAAACGATTTACATTCATGGTGAACCGATTGAGTGTAAATCTCTTACATCCATAACTGATTCGTTCTCCTACGACTTAATCGTTCACTTAGCATTCGTGTTACCAAATCCATCAAAAGCCATTAAGGTTGAGGAATACATCAGGATGAATCAGGAGATTTTAACCTTAACCAAAGATTTGTTTGATCAAAGTCAGAATGCATTGAAACTCATCATGTCGAGTGGTGCGGCATTAGACGGTAGCAATTTTTCTCACTCAGATATCTTGAAAAACTACAGTTTGCTTAAGCAGAATATGGAATCAGTCTTAAGGGATTCAAATAGCTTGGTGGTTCGATTATGGTCTGCAACGGGCCACCATATGCCTTTGGAATCTCATTACGCTTTAGCGGACTTTATTAGAAGGGCCAAGATAAATGAAGATATTTTCATTCAAAATGACGTTCTTCGTTCATATGTTTCTGCGCCTGAAATACTTGAAGCGGCCTTAGATCATTTATACAATGGTGGGCGGGGGATGATTAATTCAGGCGGTTCCGCTATCACTCTTTCAAAGCTAGCAGACATTACGGTTAAAGCCATGAATTCAAATAGTCGTGTTATTGTCAAAAAACTAAGGCCTGACAGCAAATTAGATTACATTTCGCCTGAATCCAAACTATATTTAAACAATTTTAAAAAGCTAAGCTCAATTGAAATTCAAATCTCAGAAATGATTCAGGGGATTTACAAGTCTTGA
- a CDS encoding VOC family protein produces MRLDHVSYVTSHDQLADTVQRLGSRLGSTFVDGGVHPRFGTRNFTLPLQNGQYIEVVCPLDHPATEQTPWGKAVSKKAQEGGGWLTWVFATDNISKVEEKFGRSAIEGHRTRPDGSDLKWKQIGVNEIAESRELPFFIQWLTADHPSQDGKAVAAIEKITISDSDQLSDSWFKTEILAGLNGTNLEFIDPSTNDGESGIVAVDLITPSGVVRLD; encoded by the coding sequence ATGCGCTTAGACCATGTCTCATATGTAACTTCCCATGATCAACTAGCCGACACAGTTCAACGCCTTGGCTCACGACTCGGCAGCACCTTCGTAGATGGTGGTGTCCACCCACGCTTTGGCACACGCAACTTCACACTGCCTCTTCAAAACGGTCAATACATCGAAGTTGTCTGCCCACTTGATCATCCTGCAACAGAGCAAACTCCTTGGGGTAAGGCTGTTAGCAAGAAAGCACAAGAAGGCGGCGGTTGGCTAACCTGGGTTTTCGCAACTGACAATATTTCAAAGGTTGAAGAGAAGTTTGGGCGCAGTGCAATCGAAGGTCACCGCACACGCCCAGATGGAAGCGATCTTAAGTGGAAGCAAATCGGAGTGAATGAAATTGCCGAGTCTCGCGAACTTCCATTCTTTATTCAATGGCTAACTGCTGATCACCCATCACAAGATGGCAAAGCGGTTGCTGCAATTGAAAAGATTACAATTTCTGACTCTGATCAACTATCAGACTCATGGTTTAAAACAGAGATCCTTGCTGGATTAAACGGCACAAATCTTGAGTTTATTGACCCGTCAACAAATGATGGTGAGTCAGGAATTGTTGCAGTGGATTTGATAACACCTAGTGGTGTTGTGAGACTGGATTAA